CTGTTTTTGTCCATGCACGGATTCATATCGTATTATATTCAGGACCGTTTAACCTTTGCAGAGATTGAATCGGCTGCGTTATCTCATGTCAAAGTACTCTGCCGTAATCTCCAACACCAGCCTGGCGTCCAATAAGGCGCTTTTGTCGCACTCCACACTTCAGGGCGGTGAATTGTCATAACATTAATTCTTTATAACGTTGTCTCGCGAAAGTTTTTGCGCGAAGAAGATCATTACAGGCGGGTTACATCCCTAGAATAGGGTGGGCCGCCTGTTTGTTTTTTTATTTCAATCAATGGCAAATCATTAGAAATGGGGGTGAAATGGAGCTAACCTTCTATGATTTTAAGAAAATATTCCCGTTGACGAGGACCATCAAATTCGCAAAAATAGATGCCCTGCCATCTGCCAAGCAGTAATCTGCCCTCATGTATAATCACCGTTTGTGATGGTCCGGTTGTGATCGATTTCAAGTGAGAAGCCGTATTTCCTTCAGCATGCCGATATTCGGGATGTTCCCAGGGGTATACTTCGTTTAGACGAAGCAGCACGTCATGTTTGACATCCGGGTCTGCATTTTCATTAATTGCAATGCCTGCTGTCGTATGTGGACAATAAATCAATACAGTCCCATTCTGCACACCGCTGTCACGGACAACCTGCTCCACCTCCCGCGTAATATCCTTCATCTCATCCCGTCGGGATGTCGATAAATTCTTCGTATATAACATATTACTCCACTCCTTTGCTCCAAATTGTTCCTCTAGATTGTACCTTAACCATTCCATACCAAACAAACCACTTAGATAAAGGGGGATCAAAGAAATCTGGGGATAACAGCGATAGGATGGTTGTTCTGGCCGTGTAGTAGGCAGTGTGATTTTTATAAAATCCATCTCGTAGGTACCCCGATTTTATTCAATAAAAGCATTGACGATTAGCACTGCAAACTGGTAAAGTATCAGATAAGCAAAAACCAAGTAGACTAATGGGAATAATATTAAAGTAATAAAATCCAACTTAGGAAAATGGTTGTACCAAAGCAGGAAGACTGCCGACCGGACATAGAACCGGAGGCTGGGAGGGAATGCAGCAATGAATACCGTTCTTCGTCACAAGGGATGGACTTGGGGATTCCGCAGTACCGTATTGCTATATTTTATCGTACTCATTGTACTTCCAATCATCGGTGTGTACGTCAATTCCTTCTCTGAAGGATGGAGCAACTTTATCCAAAGTATTATGGACCCAATTGCATGGAAAGCCGTGCTGTTAACGATCCGGCTGGCTGTTATAGCTACGGTGATTAACGTCATTTTGGGAACCATGATTGCCTGGGTGCTGACACGTTATCGCTTTTTTGGGAGGTCGTTCCTTAACAGTCTGGTAGATCTTCCTTTTGCTCTTCCAACAGCCGTTGGTGGCCTGATGATTATGCTACTCCTGGGTCCGATCAGTGCCATTGGCAAACTGGCGGAATCCATGGGGTTTGAAATTGTGTTTCACCAGCCTGCGATTGTGATCGCAATGACCTTTGTTACGTTTCCATTTGTCATCCGTGCGGTGCAGCCTTTGCTCGAAGAGATCGATCCTTCGGAGGAAGAGGCATCCTACACGATGGGAGCATCGAAGGCGCGCACATTCAGGCAGGTCATTCTTCCGTCCATGGCTCCGGGCATGATTAGTGGGGGAATGCTCGCATTCTCCAGAGCACTGGCCGAATTCGGGGCTGTTGTGCTGGTGGCAGGCAATATTCCGGGAAGAACATTGACGGCTTCCGTATTTATTTACGGCGAGATCGAAAGTGACAATCCAACCGGTGCCGCGGCCGTGTCCGTACTGCTCTTAACACTCTCCTTCCTGATCCTCTGGCTCATTAATCTGGTGCAGATGCGGGGGAGAAGACGATGAGGCGACTATTAATCGGACTGACGTTTGCGGTGTTCATTGTACTGCTGATCATCCCGCTTGGACGTATTTTTATTGGTGCATTTGAAGACGGGGCAGGAGGATTCCTGGATGGGCTGTTGCGCCCTGAGGCGCTGCATGCCTTGATGATGACTGGACTTGTTGTACTTGTCGTCACGCTGTTAAATACATTGTTTGGCGTTATGATGGCCATCTATCTGGTTCGCGCCGGATGGCTGAGTGACCGGGTGAAAGGGCTGCTGAACAGCATTGTGGATCTGCCCTATGCCGTATCGCCAGTCATTGGTGGATTGATGATTGTACTACTGCTGGGTCCCAACAGCATTATGGGCGCTTTTTTTGAAGGAATCGGATTTAATGTGGTCTATGCCTTCCCGGGTATGGTCATTGCAACGTTGTTTGTCACTTTTCCACTGATGGTTCGAGAGGTGATGCCTGTCTTGCAGGAGCTTGGATCTCAGCAGGAAGAGGCTGCGTCAACGCTTGGTGCATACGGCTGGAGAACGTTCTGGAGTGTTACCTGGCCTTCCATCCGCTGGGCGGTTGTGTACGGTCTTGTGTTGACGGTTGCCCGCTCGCTTGGGGAATTCGGTGCAGTGCTGGTTGTTTCGGGTAACATTATGAACAAAACGCAGACGGCAACAACGCTTGTATATCAGGATGTAGAGAATTTTAACGTAGCTGCCGCAAATGGTGTGGCATTGGTACTGGTTACTTTTTCTGTCGGGCTGCTGCTTATGATGGAATGGGCCAAGAAGCGAAAGGAAGTGCATTGAGATGCATGTGGAAGTCCGTGATCTGAACAAACATTTCGGTGATTTTCATGCGGTAAAAGATGTCTCGTTCGATATTGCCAAAGGCCATCTTATCGGTTTGCTGGGACCCAGCGGAGGTGGGAAAACATCCATTCTGCGTATGCTGGCGGGTCTGGAGAATCCGGGTTCCGGAGAGATTCGTTTTCACGGAAAGGTCGTAAACCATCTGCCTCCGCAGGAGCGAGGAATCGGATTTGTATTTCAGAACTATGCTTTGTTCAAACATATGACGGTATTTGATAATATCGCCTTTGGACTCAAGGTCAAAAAGGCTCCCAAAGCCCAGATCCGTGATCGGGTCATGGAGCTGGTGGAATTGACGGGGCTGAAAGGTTTCGAACAGCGTTATCCACATCAGTTGTCTGGTGGACAGCGTCAGCGCGTCGCTTTTGCCAGAGCATTAGCTCCGGAGCCACAGCTGCTGCTGCTGGATGAACCGTTCGCCGCCATTGATGCCAAAATCCGTCAGGAATTGCGTTCATGGTTGAGAGAGCTGATTGAGCGGGTAGGCATCACTTCGATTTTTGTAACCCATGACCAGGATGAAGCGATTGAAGTTGCCGACGAAATCATGATTATCAGCCAAGGGCGCTTAGAGCAGAAAGGTACGCCATGGGATATTTACAAAAATCCAGAGACGCCTTTTGTTGCCACATTTATAGGGGAATCTACCGTTGTGGAAGACGCTTCACAGCTTAAGGGCTTCGAACATGCGGTGGAAGGAGAGCGCACACGTGCACTGATCCGGCCTGAGTATATCGAGATCGGTTTGAAGAACGAGTTTAGCATGCTATCCGCTACTGAAAAGGGTACAGTCAAACACCTTCATTTCCGTGGAAGTGAATGGATGGTGGAAGTGGAAGTTGAGGGCCATAAACTCATTACGTATCGATCCCTGGAGAAAACAACGCTGCAAGTCGGCCAACAGATTCGAGTGCTTGTGCATCGGGCATATCTGTTCAATGATACCCATAGCTGGGTTGTTGAGAACCGATTGAAGGAAGATCCAATGCCGGTCATCATCTAATCAGAAGATCACTTGATTCAGGAATGATCCTTATTTTGGAAAAGAGGGGCTGCCCATGCAGACGAGGAAGAAGAAATTCAACCCTTTATATGTTGTCCTCATACTTCTGCTCGTCTGCATGACCGTTGGATGTAGCAAGCAGGAAGATGTGAGCAGACAGAACGGAACCTCGACGGACGACCAATCCAATACGCTGGTAATCGGTGCTTACAGTGTAGCCAAAGACGCCGTCGGAGAATTGCTGCCCAAATTTCAGGAAGAATGGAAGGCAAAGACCGGACAAACGGTTCACTTTCAGGAATCCTATGAAGCTTCTGGCACACAAGCCAGAGCCATTGTTGGTGGATTCGAAGCTGATGTTGCGCTTCTGGCGATGGAAAGTGATATCGACAAGCTGGTCAAAGCCGATCTGGTCAGCTCCAATTGGAAGCAGGCTCCGAATAAAGGCATGATCACCCGTTCGATTGTAGTTCTGGGTACAAGAGCAGGCAACCCGCTGGGTATTCGCGATTTTGAAGATTTGACCAAGCCGGGTGTTAAAGTGCTTTATCCTAATCCCAAGACGTCAGGCGGAGCACAGTGGGACATTAATGCCATCTATGGTGCAGGGTTGAAGTTATCTGAGAAGGAGCAAGGCAAGAAAGATCCTGCCGTGGCCAAAGCCTTTTTGGAAAAAGTACATGAGAATGTCGAATCACTGGATAAGAGTGGTCGATCCTCCATGGCGGCTTTCGAATATGGCGTGGGTGACGTGATCGTTACGTATGAAAATGAATTGCTTGCCCGGATTGCCAAGGGTGTAAATTATGACATCGTGGTTCCCAAAAATACGATCCTGATTGAAAATCCGGCAGTTGTCGTGGACAAATATGCAGATAAGCATGGCAATCGTGAATTGGCGGAGGCTTTTGTAGCCTATCTACGAACACCGGAAGCACAGCGCATTTTTGCCAAGCATGGTTTCCGTTCGGTAGACCCTGAAGTGTTTGCAGAGACGAAGTCCTCGTTCCCAACGCCTGAAGGTCTGTTCGATATTAACTACCTCGGCGGATGGGACAAGGTACGCAGTACACTGTATTCTAAACGAGGTGTATGGTACCAGGTGTTAGCCGGGTTGTAAGCCCGTACGAGTATCATCCTGTTATTGAATTTCAGAAGATGAATTGTCATTCAAACCTTCATTTCACGATACAATGTGAGCTGGAGGTTTTTTGCATTGCTAGACAATAATGTTATTTCATTTAAACCCGATAGGTTAAGTTGGAAAAAATCGTTGCAATTTGTCGAATCCTTGCCTATACTATCTAACAGAACGTTAAATTACAGCGAGGGGAAATATCATAATGAAATCGAAAAAAATGTGGCTGTCATTGATGCTGGTTCTGGTTGTGGCAATTATGAGTGCATGCGGAAGCAGCGGTGACGGAAGAAGTTCTTCGTCTAATACCGCAGAAAATACAGCAACAACGGATGATGGGCAACCGAAAGACGGAGGAAGCATCATTATTGCCGTTCAGGACGATCCTAAAGTGATGAATCCGATCTACGCGGGTGACCGTGTAACGTTGACGATTGATCAATCCTTATATGCTCCACTGTTCAATGTGAATGATGGCAAAAAAACGTATGTGCTCGCAGAAAGCGACAGCTTCTCTGATGATCACCTGACGTATACATTGAAGCTGAAAGACGGTCTGAAATGGCATGACGGACAGCCTCTGACAGCCGATGATATTGTGTTCACAATGGATAGCATCCTTGATGAGAAACAGCACAGTTCTTCCCGTAGTCAGTATGTTTTTGATGGCAAACCGGTGAAAGTAACCAAGGTCGATGACCTGACGGTGGAATTCAAATTGCCGGAAGTATCTGCTGCTTTCGAAGGAGCATTGGTTTCTTTCTCTCCAGTCCCTAAACACATTTTCGAAGGCGAAGCCGATATTGAGAAAAGCGACAAAAACAACAACCCGATCGGTTCCGGTCCGTTCAAGTTCAAGGAATACCGTCCGGGCGAATACGTAACACTGGAACGTTTTGATGACTACTTTGCAGGCAAAGCTCATCTGGATAGCGTGACGTATCGTGTAGCGAAAGATCCAAATGCAGCGAACCTGGCTTTGCAAAACGGCGAGATTCAAATGCGTATGGTCGACACACAGGATTACAACAAATTGAACGACACAGGCAAATTCAACATGCTGACTTACCCAGAAGGCCGCTTGCAATACATGGTGTTCAACCTGAACGTGCCTTCGATGCAAAAGAAAGAAGTTCGTCAAGCCATCGCTTATGCTTTGGATAAAAATGAACTGATCACCGCTTCGTATTCCTCAGCTGATTTTGCTGAACCGGCTCCGTCCATTCTCACACCGGACACGCTGTACCAAACGGATGATGTGGAGAAATACGACTACAACGTAGAAAAAGCAAAACAATTGCTGGCTGATGCAGGCGTTAGCAACTTGAAATTGCGTCTTGCTTACACAAATACGAACAAACCACAAACAAGCCAAGCGCTGTACATTCAGCAAAAGCTGAAAGACGTGGGCATTGAAGTGGAATTGTTGCCGATGGATGGAACAGCTTATGGTAACCGTACATTGGACATGAACAATACAGACTTTGAATTGTCCTTTGGTGGATACATCATGGGTTATGAGCCAGATGCTTATAAATCTCTCTTCTTGAGTGATGCGGCATACAACTACTCCCATTACAAAAATGCCGATTTCGACAAGCTGTGGAATGAAGCAGCCGTTCAAATTGACGAAACTAAACGTGGTGATTTGTACAAACAAATCCAACAAACTGTAGCAAACGAAATGACTGTATACCCAATTGCCTACACGAAAGCTGTAGTGGCTGTGGATAACACATACGGCGGCGTTGAAGATGCAAATCCAAAACCAGTCGTTATGCTTGAAGATCTGTCCAAAATTTATAAAAAATAATCATATAGAATGAACGTATTGTTTGAACCTTTGAGATTTACAAAGAACGTAGAGGGCAGAAAAAATCTGGAGAAACGCCTTTATCACTGGATTTCTTCCTCAAGAAAAGGAAATCAAGAAATCTGGTGATAACAGCGATTGGAAGATTGTTCTGCCATCGGAGTGGCCGATGTGAATCCTTTGTTCAATCCACTTGCGTTCATTCTATATAACAAGCCAATAACGCCGGCCGCGAGGCCGGCGTTGATTCGGAGGTGCCCATGTGAACAACTATATTGTCCGAAGGATCGCACAAGCGATCCCTCTTCTTTTTGTAATCTCCATCGTATCGTTCACCTTGATCAAGCTGGCGCCGGGCGATCCGGTGCTTTCCTTTGTTACCCCGAATATGGGGGCAGAAGATGTGGAGCGTATTCGGCAAAACCTCGGTCTTGATCAACCGATGTACGTGCAATATGTCGTATGGCTCAAAAATGTACTGTCTGGTGACCTTGGTTATTCACTGGTGAACCATCGCCCGGTTGCCGAAATGATTGTTGAACGTTTGCCTGCTACGTTTGGTTTAATGGGGGCATCGCTATTATTGTCTTTGCTGATCTCCATTCCGCTGAGCATGATTGCGGGTTCGCGTCAGAACAGTCTGTTTGACCGTGGACTCAGCCTGATCTCATACATCGGGATATCGATTCCTAGCTTCTGGTTCGGTATGATGCTGATCTATTTCTTTGCAGTAGAGCTGCACTGGTTGCCAAGTATGGGTATGCGAACGGTTGGTATGGACTCCGCTTGGGATATTATCAAACACGGCATTTTGCCATGTACCGTTTTGACCTTCATGAACGTATCCGTGTACATGCGGTACATTCGATCGAATACAATCAGTCAACTGGAAGAGGACTATGTTCAAATCCAATATGCCTACGGGGCAACCAAAGGAACGGTACTGCTTCGTCATGTACTCAAAAATGTACTGCTGCCTGTAATCACGATTCTCGGTATGTCTTTGCCGGAGCTGATTGCGGGAGCGTTTATTACGGAGTCCGTTTTCTCGTGGCCGGGGATGGGATCTCTCGGGATTTCGGCCGTTCACGGTTTGGATTATCCAATTATTATGGGCATTACGATGATGTCCTCTGTGCTGCTGGTCGTCGGAAACCTGGTAGCTGATATCTTATATGGCGTGGTAGATCCACGAATCAAGACAACGGGGTGAGACAAAAATGAATTCAATGCGCTGGCGTAATCTACGGACGCAGTTCCGACAGCAGAAACTGGGCCTTGCGGCTGTCATCATATTGGGCATCTTTGTACTCGCATCCCTGTTTGCGTTTCTGTCTCCACATGATCCAAATGAAATTGTAGTGATGGAGCGGCTTCAACAGCCGAGTGCAGATCACTGGTTTGGTACGGACGATTACGGACGGGATTATTTGGCTCGGGCGTTATACGGAGGACGAGTGTCTCTCGCCGTAGGTTTCCTTTCGATGGCAATTGCCGTTATTATGGGAACACTGGTAGGGACGGTTAGTGGTTATTTTGGCGGCTGGGTGGATAATACGTTGATGCGTATTGTTGACGTGCTCATGTCGATTCCATCCTTCTTCCTGATGCTGATCCTGAACGCATATCTGAAGCCGGGATCGGTACGATTATTGTCATTATCGGGGTGCTGAGCTGGATGAATATTGCCCGGATTGTCAGGGCTGAGGCGATGTCGGTCAAGCAGCGGGAATACGTACTGTATGCGCGTGTATCGGGTCAAAAGCCTGGCCGGATCATTATGAAGCACATTATTCCCAACATTATTCCAACCATTATTGTCGCAGCAACCATCAACATCGCGAGTGCGATTCTGATGGAATCGTCACTAAGCTTCCTCGGACTGGGTGTTAAACAACCGAACTCTTCTTGGGGCAGCATGTTGAATGATGCACAGGGCTTTATTAGTGAAGCGCCGTATATGGCAATTTTCCCGGGATTGTTTATTTTGCTGACGGTGCTGTCGTTTAACTTCCTGGGGGATGTGTTCCGCGTAGCCTTCGAGCCCAAAGCGAACAAGCGATAGATGATTTTCGACTAAATATAGGTTCGACTAAACATTTTACACGAGAACGGAGAAGACAGAAATAACCTGAAGAAGCGAAGAGTTCGCCTAAAAGCTTTCTGAAAGAAAGCTACATCGGAAGCATACGCTATCACCGGATTTTCCCTTACGAAAAGGGAATCAAAAAAATCTGGGGATAACAGCGATCGGAAGGTTGTTCTGTCTTTGGAGTGGCTAGTGTAAATATTCTTTGGTTGAACTTACACAGCGGGGTGAATACAATGACAGATTTATTATCGGTCAAACAACTGAAAAC
This window of the Paenibacillus marchantiae genome carries:
- a CDS encoding sulfate ABC transporter substrate-binding protein, whose protein sequence is MQTRKKKFNPLYVVLILLLVCMTVGCSKQEDVSRQNGTSTDDQSNTLVIGAYSVAKDAVGELLPKFQEEWKAKTGQTVHFQESYEASGTQARAIVGGFEADVALLAMESDIDKLVKADLVSSNWKQAPNKGMITRSIVVLGTRAGNPLGIRDFEDLTKPGVKVLYPNPKTSGGAQWDINAIYGAGLKLSEKEQGKKDPAVAKAFLEKVHENVESLDKSGRSSMAAFEYGVGDVIVTYENELLARIAKGVNYDIVVPKNTILIENPAVVVDKYADKHGNRELAEAFVAYLRTPEAQRIFAKHGFRSVDPEVFAETKSSFPTPEGLFDINYLGGWDKVRSTLYSKRGVWYQVLAGL
- a CDS encoding ABC transporter permease, producing the protein MNNYIVRRIAQAIPLLFVISIVSFTLIKLAPGDPVLSFVTPNMGAEDVERIRQNLGLDQPMYVQYVVWLKNVLSGDLGYSLVNHRPVAEMIVERLPATFGLMGASLLLSLLISIPLSMIAGSRQNSLFDRGLSLISYIGISIPSFWFGMMLIYFFAVELHWLPSMGMRTVGMDSAWDIIKHGILPCTVLTFMNVSVYMRYIRSNTISQLEEDYVQIQYAYGATKGTVLLRHVLKNVLLPVITILGMSLPELIAGAFITESVFSWPGMGSLGISAVHGLDYPIIMGITMMSSVLLVVGNLVADILYGVVDPRIKTTG
- the cysT gene encoding sulfate ABC transporter permease subunit CysT, with translation MNTVLRHKGWTWGFRSTVLLYFIVLIVLPIIGVYVNSFSEGWSNFIQSIMDPIAWKAVLLTIRLAVIATVINVILGTMIAWVLTRYRFFGRSFLNSLVDLPFALPTAVGGLMIMLLLGPISAIGKLAESMGFEIVFHQPAIVIAMTFVTFPFVIRAVQPLLEEIDPSEEEASYTMGASKARTFRQVILPSMAPGMISGGMLAFSRALAEFGAVVLVAGNIPGRTLTASVFIYGEIESDNPTGAAAVSVLLLTLSFLILWLINLVQMRGRRR
- a CDS encoding secondary thiamine-phosphate synthase enzyme YjbQ, with the protein product MLYTKNLSTSRRDEMKDITREVEQVVRDSGVQNGTVLIYCPHTTAGIAINENADPDVKHDVLLRLNEVYPWEHPEYRHAEGNTASHLKSITTGPSQTVIIHEGRLLLGRWQGIYFCEFDGPRQREYFLKIIEG
- a CDS encoding ABC transporter substrate-binding protein, yielding MKSKKMWLSLMLVLVVAIMSACGSSGDGRSSSSNTAENTATTDDGQPKDGGSIIIAVQDDPKVMNPIYAGDRVTLTIDQSLYAPLFNVNDGKKTYVLAESDSFSDDHLTYTLKLKDGLKWHDGQPLTADDIVFTMDSILDEKQHSSSRSQYVFDGKPVKVTKVDDLTVEFKLPEVSAAFEGALVSFSPVPKHIFEGEADIEKSDKNNNPIGSGPFKFKEYRPGEYVTLERFDDYFAGKAHLDSVTYRVAKDPNAANLALQNGEIQMRMVDTQDYNKLNDTGKFNMLTYPEGRLQYMVFNLNVPSMQKKEVRQAIAYALDKNELITASYSSADFAEPAPSILTPDTLYQTDDVEKYDYNVEKAKQLLADAGVSNLKLRLAYTNTNKPQTSQALYIQQKLKDVGIEVELLPMDGTAYGNRTLDMNNTDFELSFGGYIMGYEPDAYKSLFLSDAAYNYSHYKNADFDKLWNEAAVQIDETKRGDLYKQIQQTVANEMTVYPIAYTKAVVAVDNTYGGVEDANPKPVVMLEDLSKIYKK
- a CDS encoding sulfate ABC transporter permease subunit, translating into MRRLLIGLTFAVFIVLLIIPLGRIFIGAFEDGAGGFLDGLLRPEALHALMMTGLVVLVVTLLNTLFGVMMAIYLVRAGWLSDRVKGLLNSIVDLPYAVSPVIGGLMIVLLLGPNSIMGAFFEGIGFNVVYAFPGMVIATLFVTFPLMVREVMPVLQELGSQQEEAASTLGAYGWRTFWSVTWPSIRWAVVYGLVLTVARSLGEFGAVLVVSGNIMNKTQTATTLVYQDVENFNVAAANGVALVLVTFSVGLLLMMEWAKKRKEVH
- a CDS encoding sulfate/molybdate ABC transporter ATP-binding protein, with protein sequence MHVEVRDLNKHFGDFHAVKDVSFDIAKGHLIGLLGPSGGGKTSILRMLAGLENPGSGEIRFHGKVVNHLPPQERGIGFVFQNYALFKHMTVFDNIAFGLKVKKAPKAQIRDRVMELVELTGLKGFEQRYPHQLSGGQRQRVAFARALAPEPQLLLLDEPFAAIDAKIRQELRSWLRELIERVGITSIFVTHDQDEAIEVADEIMIISQGRLEQKGTPWDIYKNPETPFVATFIGESTVVEDASQLKGFEHAVEGERTRALIRPEYIEIGLKNEFSMLSATEKGTVKHLHFRGSEWMVEVEVEGHKLITYRSLEKTTLQVGQQIRVLVHRAYLFNDTHSWVVENRLKEDPMPVII